One Candidatus Margulisiibacteriota bacterium DNA segment encodes these proteins:
- the phoU gene encoding phosphate signaling complex protein PhoU, whose protein sequence is MDHKRVFDQELIDFKTIIMKMGGLVQSLIHRAIEALECQNVALAEEVISADEEIDRLELEIDEQSIQLIALRQPEASDLRLIMTGMKIANDLERIGDLAEDIARRAKELAAPPKLKTPPDIAEMARQAKNAVAKILDAFINLDPVKAKEVWENETIVDKLRDNVHNVLVRAMSQDGQDIRRTIQLLLISRHLERIVDHVTNLAEEIIYLVEAKVVKHRRPLN, encoded by the coding sequence GAGTTTTCGACCAGGAACTGATTGATTTTAAGACGATTATCATGAAGATGGGGGGATTGGTCCAAAGCTTGATCCATCGCGCGATTGAAGCGTTGGAGTGTCAGAATGTCGCGCTGGCGGAGGAAGTTATCAGCGCCGACGAAGAGATCGATCGGCTTGAACTGGAGATTGATGAGCAGAGCATCCAATTGATCGCTCTGCGCCAGCCGGAAGCTTCCGATCTCCGGTTGATCATGACCGGAATGAAGATCGCCAACGACCTGGAACGGATCGGTGACCTGGCCGAAGACATTGCCCGACGGGCGAAGGAGCTGGCCGCGCCGCCCAAACTAAAAACCCCTCCTGATATAGCGGAAATGGCGCGACAGGCGAAAAATGCGGTTGCCAAAATACTTGACGCTTTCATCAACCTGGATCCGGTCAAAGCCAAAGAAGTATGGGAGAACGAGACTATCGTCGATAAATTACGAGATAATGTCCATAATGTTCTTGTCCGGGCCATGAGCCAAGACGGGCAGGATATTCGCCGGACAATTCAGCTGCTACTGATCTCACGCCATTTAGAGCGGATCGTTGATCATGTTACCAATTTAGCTGAAGAAATCATTTACCTGGTAGAGGCAAAAGTGGTGAAGCACCGTCGGCCGCTTAATTAA